In Deltaproteobacteria bacterium IMCC39524, the genomic stretch CTGTTGCATATTCGATGCGTTTACGCATAAAATGTGCTTCTTGATTAAGGAGGTCAGTTATGCCCAGTCATGACTTGTCGGTTGATTTGCAGTCGCTTGCTCCCGCCTTTATAGAAGCTCTTTCTGTTCCTTTGTTGGTATGCGATAGGGAGATGCGTATTGTTTTCAGTAACCCTGTCGCAGAAACTCAACTCAACGCTCTCGCGGGAATGCTTCTGTCCGAGCCTCTGCCCAAACTGGCCGAAGCAGTTGGAAATTTTCGCCGCAGCGCAACTGTCCATCCTCCTCTAACAATACTTCGCGGCACGAGTGCCCCATACCTGGCTCTGCTAAGTTCAGTGAAGTCTCCTTCCGGACCCCTGACACTTTGTCTACTACCTCCGGCTCCTGCGACTCCCGAGGGGGATCGCCGCATGCTCAATTTCGAGGCTTTGACCCTTGAACTTCAGGCAATCATTGACTCTTCGTCTGATGGGCTGTTCGTGTGCGATGGCGATGCGAACGTCATCCGTGTCAACCCAGCTTCTGAGCGCATTCATAAGCGACCGGCCTCTGAGATGGTTGGAAGAAATATGCGTGAACTGATTCCTGAAGGGTTCATAGATCGTTCCGCAGCGCTTGAAGCCTGCGTGCAGAAAGAAACTGTCAGCCTGTTACAGAATATGCCAAACAACCGCAAGCTGATTTCCATCGGAACGCCGGTGTTTGACCAGGCAGGAGAGTTGATCCGGGTCGTGGTCAGTGAACGTGACATTACCGAGATAGATACTTTACAGCGTGAACTTGAGAACCAGGAGGCGATCAAGGATCAGTACCGTCACCAGATGCTGGAAATGCAGCAAACGGAACTTGAACAGCGGAAAATCATTGCACGCAGTCCGAACATGATCAAGGCCCTGCGCCAGGCGATGCGCGTGGCTACAGCTGATTCCTCCGTCTTGATCCTTGGGGAGTCGGGAGTCGGAAAAGGCGTGATTGCCGATATGATTCATCATAACTCCCGTCGTGCAGATCGACCGTTGATCAAAATCAATTGCGGCGCGATTCCGGAGTCGCTGGTTGAGGCGGAACT encodes the following:
- a CDS encoding sigma 54-interacting transcriptional regulator, with protein sequence MPSHDLSVDLQSLAPAFIEALSVPLLVCDREMRIVFSNPVAETQLNALAGMLLSEPLPKLAEAVGNFRRSATVHPPLTILRGTSAPYLALLSSVKSPSGPLTLCLLPPAPATPEGDRRMLNFEALTLELQAIIDSSSDGLFVCDGDANVIRVNPASERIHKRPASEMVGRNMRELIPEGFIDRSAALEACVQKETVSLLQNMPNNRKLISIGTPVFDQAGELIRVVVSERDITEIDTLQRELENQEAIKDQYRHQMLEMQQTELEQRKIIARSPNMIKALRQAMRVATADSSVLILGESGVGKGVIADMIHHNSRRADRPLIKINCGAIPESLVEAELFGYEKGAFTGANTGGKPGQFELANGGILFLDEVAELPLSAQVKLLRFLEDGGITRLGATEERKVDVRVLAATHRDLDDMVEKGTFRLDLYYRLNVIPIHVPAVRERKDCLVPLIRHYIDHFSLLNNESRRLSRAAIDALCNYSFPGNVRELMNICERLVVMSETELIDMVDLPVQVAGSVKTRLPEEMDWPETVTLQEALETVERNILTKARERYRSQSRIAEVLGVNQSTIARKLKRYGLL